The DNA region GCACTAAACAATGATTTTAAAGAAGACTGATATTATTCAGATGTTTCAAACCATGCATCCTGTAAATCTTATCTCTTTACTAAGTTGCAGAGTTTgcagaaaatacatttatttgtgACAATGTAACATGAAGGTTGTTATTTaatatacagaaaaagaaagtgaaaaaccCACCATTCTAGGACTAAATGATTATTAGTTTTTCCAGTGTTCTGTAAAAACGCATACCATTTTGTCATAAACATACCAATTTTCCAGTTCCACTGAATTTTCATTATGTCCTTATGTTCCACAATGGCTCTagagttagaaaaaaaatatcatacagttaaaaaaaaaaagcattcaaataGAGAATTTAATTACCAGAATATataagaaatattttgatttataatccctgaattttttgtttgaaattttatttaataacaGTAACTCCAACATCTAACAAGCATgaaaaaaagacttgaaaatTCAAGTGCTTGAAAGTCAAGAGCACTTTTATTTAAATCTTATGCCTTCTTTCAGGGCTTTTGCATCCTTCAGAGATTCAGTTCTATTTGATATATCATTTGAGGAAATAATGATGAGAAATGAGAAACATAAAATTCTTTAGATAGACTTAAGTGTATGTGGTCTCTTACTCTAACATGGTTATTTGTAAGAGTATACATGCTTCATTTTAAACTTAAGTTTAATATGGAAGCCATCCTGCTAATCATTATCTCCTAAACCTTTCCACAGAGAAAACCCATTAGGAAATACATTCCTGTGAACAGTCCTCAGGCTACTAAGTGTCCTCATGAAGGTCAATAAAATCAAGAATACAGGCAAGTATGACAGATATTCAATTTGCAGGATTTGAGCTTTAGAATTGCTGTAATAAGGGTAGagcaaataaaaacaatataCAATGGATGTTGCACAGCAACAAAAATGCAATTCAAATGGCAGGTCTCCCATACAAGCCAAATACAGAGTTAGCAAAGAATTAATTTAATAACAACAATGTCATTTCATGGTAGACAAGTAATCATCCGTAGAATAgtcttaattaattttaaaataaatatattagatCCTTACAGCTGTAGACCGCTGATAATAGTCCCAAACAAGCCCACCATTCCTAGAAACTCCACTCTGCTCAGATTTTTCACAATGTATTCCTCACTCACATTAGAAATGGCATACAAAGAAGCACCAAGAAGAACTAAGACATCTCCAATCACCACGTCACTTCCTGTACAGAAATATTAATCCACAATAAGGGTAATGCTGCAAACACTTTTCAACTTTCCTTAAAAACACAAGCAAATTCATCCCAAACATCTCTGTCTTTCTAGCACCACTCAGGGTAAGGGGAAAGGATGTGTATGTGTAAAGGTAGATCAGTTGCCTGATGCCTGAACGCTAACGCTGCTAACAGCTTGCAACACCCCTGCAGAGTGTGGAATGAGCAAAACTTCACATTTAAATCACATCCTGACCAAGATGCTACTTTTTGAGTTGGTCCAACTCCCTGCTTCTCCTGACGTTAGGTGTCACAGGAACTCAAGAGGAATTGCAGGCTAGCGCTGCGCTCCAGCTTTCAGACTATTGCTCCTGCTTTTGCACTAAGGCCTAATTCAAGTCTTGCCAAAGTCAATTTATTGATTTCTGTGGGACCTGGACTGAGCTTCAAGTTTATGACAATTCTTAAGCAGATGCTGCAGATGTGTGGTATCAGGTATCATGTGATATATTTATACTGTGCTAATGGGACTCCCTGTAACACAGTCACTCATCAAGTAAATGCCATTATGCATTCGCTCAATAGCAAAACAAGGACTGCTGTTTAAGTCCTTGAATTGATTTAAAATTTCCTTCCCTAAGCGAGTTGGCAGTCACTATGGAGATATGTCTGCAATATGAGGGGAAGCAGTACTAAGGATACCCACATGTAAGTGAATAAATCACAACTGTCCTAAAATCTCAGGGGAAGATTTTTCTCCCTCAGGACTCTGATATACTTCTACCACATAGCATTGATGCTAACCCTCAGTTTGTCATGCTATCTTACCTGCAGTAGATGTCCCAAAATAAAGCTAAACAGGCTTATCCCTATGCTGTCCGATGAAGTCGATGCTACGTTCCTCTTCCCACTGAAATTTACCTTGCCTTATAGCCACTGGGGTTCGAAATAAGAGCACTTTAATGTGGCCTGATTTGGGCTTCTGGCATAAAGAAGGGAAGGCAAAGCCAGCCCTAACCTATGCCCCCGTGGGTGCAGGCACCCAGAGGCCAGGCTCCCCCTGGGAGGCCCCAGCAGTTCCCTGCGTTCTGCACACGTCTCCTCTGGCCCTGGCATCACAGGGCAGCGCTTTCCAGGCTGTGGTCAGCGGACCTTGGGGATACACGGACTATTTCTCACGGGTCTGCAAAAGATAACTCAAAGAAGTCAGCCTGTTATTAAGTAACTTTTGATTTGCTACTCATACTCAGGGAAAATCTTCAGGTAACTGCAGATCAGAAAAGTCTGGCTGCCAGCAGGCCAAGAGTGTAAGCAAGAGGTAACATCTTTTATTAGATCACCTCATATGATTAGTAAAAGTGATCAAGCTTTCAAGAAAAAGGCCTTTCATCAGGTCTGAGGTCTTTCATCAGGGCTAATAAGCAGCAGCAAACTTCAAGCTTAACACAGGTGTTTCTCTTTCAAGATGGAAGAAATAATCCAAATCTATAAGCAAACAAATTTCACAGCTCCCTATAAAACTGACATCTCCTCAGCTACTATCTTCTTGACCATTACCTTCTTGGCCAGGAAATATAAATAGCAGTTTATTGTTTCCTcttcttgtttaaaataaaactatatCCATTCCCCCAAGTTTGCTCCTCTTTGTCCTTTGAAAGTTAGACCAGCACAGGAACCACGTCTCTGCATTTCCCCCACGTGAGAAAGATTTCCTTACCTTCACTGTCCTGCCTTCCTGCCAGTATGTCTGCGCCCACCATTGTTCCTACACCCAACAAACAGATTGCAACAGCAATAAAATGGATCAGTTTGTATCTTGCACGGAGAATGAACCATGATAAAGCCATCAGCACAGGAATCCCGAAACAATCCAGTAGCTGCGTGTACAGAGAAACAATTTTAATTAGAAACCTAGCCCAAACTTGGATATCACTATCCTGAAAGCAAACATACAGGATCTTACCTTCCATCGCTATCGGACATTAGCCTTTTGAAAGGCACAAAGCAACCCCAATAAGACCAGTTTAAATGGAAGAGGGGTCAGACCCACATTTTACCATGAAAAGCATTTTGCAAGTGAAGGAGGGGTGTTGGGGGAGCTTCGCTCTCTCTTGTTAGAAACTCATGGATCTAGAAACTCTTCTAATAAGGGATCTAATCAATCTGCACAGCTTCACAAATTAGCACTAGGATGTTGCACTGAGCCCACATTGCTCCCCACAACACTAATACAAGGAGGTGGTTCActgacatttcattttttccatcaggttttgtctttcctttcttaACAGATTTCAGCTGTACTTGTCTACTAGCTCATTTTTTCACTCTTCTTCAAAACTGTAATTAGAATTTAGGGCTGAGTGTATACCATGTGCAAAACTGGAACTATTAAAGAATACAATTGATCTAATTCTACATCAAAGTGAACAAGGCAATAATCTGACCCTGAAGTTTTgtatctggcttttttttttttcccccagatgggTCTTACTGAAAAAGAATTGGTACATGTGATGGAAGAAACATGCAAAGTTGATGACAGGAAGGAGAGAACAGCTTTCCTAAGGTCACCTTCCCAGTGTTCCAGCTTCCCACAAAATCATGCACAACACATCAATGCATTTTCAGTCCATTTCTCTATTACAGCCGACTCTGAATTAATCAGAAGTGGGTAATTCACTCTGTAATTTATCCATGCCACAGCAGCAAGGACACACAAGACAGCTTGAGTCCAGAAGCACTTCAGACGTGTTTATGGGCACTACCCTGAGTAGACTTATCAGCTAAGGTTCAAGGATACCTGCACTCCATGACAAGCAGTGACAccgatttctctttcctttctccatcATCCACCTCTGCATGTTGCTAAACTCTTATGTATGTAAGCTCTATATTACCTTTGCCTTTCTGTTAAATCCACAAATGTTCTACCTCTTCTCCTTTATTACAGAAAATCAAGACTCATCTATATAcgtaaaacagaaaaacagggtGCAGCATAAAATGGACATAATGTTCTAGAATAACCAAATAATACAAAGAACACTGAGCTAATCATAAttggttttaatatttaattcaatAAAACAGACTTGTTTCTGAATTtgtctggaggaaaaaagagaggCAAATTTTCTGGCCTGCCTCAATACAGTGCCATGAAAATACATAAGCGAACAGTCTAGAGCAGAATATACAGTCAGCCTTCCAAAGACTGCTCTCAAATTACTCTTAAATGTCAGCTCTTAAAACATGGCCTCCTGAAGTCACTATGGAGTATTAGGGCCAGGTCAATAGGACCATGGCATAATTGTTACAATCAAGGTAAGAGCTCTTAATCCTTAATGTTCATTGCTAACTTCTGTCTAAATGTACCACTTTTCAGTTTTCTCCTGTGCTTACTTCTGTTAGTTCATTCATCATTTACAAGGGTTTTAACCAAACTTGTAAAACTGTCATGATAAGGCTATTTTTACTTGCTCATAACTACATATACTAAGTCTTACCAGGACAGCATTAAGAGAAGTTAATACATGTTAAGTCCAAACGGTGCTCTCTAATCCTTCCGTCTATTTGTCTGTGTTCCCTGGATTGTCTCCAGCTTGCCCAGTTTGAGAAGTCTGTGTAAAAGCACAGGCACTTAACTAGGCTGTATTAGCAGACATTAGAACTACACTAGTCCTAATATGTGGTACCATGTATTTCAATACAGCTCTGCTCTATGGTAAGAGTATCATGCTAGGAGTTTCTATCTGATCACaggcctttttctctctcttttcttttgtctAGACTAAGAACATTTTTAACACTTCCCCTGAATGTGTCTGTTTTTCCTGGTATCAAACGAGAAGTGTCATTTATCTGTTTCATCAAAATGTATGATTTAGCTCTCACAACACTGTTTTTCCACCTTTGGTCTCAACCAGTTTGTTCTGAGTAAGAAAGTATATTTGAAAGTGCTGAGTCTTAAACAAAAATTTCTCTGGTGTGAAATTGTAATCACTGAAGCTaagaaatactgcaaaaacaaaaaaaggaaaattttcatcCCCCTGGTAGTAGATATATCATCCCCTATTAATAAGTAAGCTTTCACTTCCCCATTTATTGAGACGTTACCATATAGCTTTCTAACCTCCAAGCAGTTTTTCAACCCAAAAGAGTAGAacaaaacccttaaaaaaaaaaagtttaattagaGTGTAAAGGTCTCATAGATAATGAGCCACAATCTCTTTCATTAACACTGGATGGGGAATTTCTGCATCCAGACCAATAACATACTCTAGAGCTACAGCACCCTGGTTAGAAGACTAGCATTCAGGACAGACAGGCACCAGATGATGAAGAACTTACACTGGTAATCTATTCCAGGGGACAATTACCCTCAATTACAAACAAAAGAAATCTGATTTCCAACTACTGGATCTTGCCTTGCCTTCATCTCCTAGGTTCAAAGAGTTTTCTGGAGGAAAATATTCTCTTCTGTGTAGGATCAAGATCAAAGAGGTGCAAAGCAACTGTAACATCACAGTGAATTTATGTCAATGAAACCATTTAAAAGAATAAGATTTATTCAGGCTTTATGACATTTAAGGCAGTACTGCTAGGTACCAATTGCTAGTGCCAGTACAGCTTCAGCAAACTCTCGTCTTATTCAATTCTGCCCTGCattttcacaggaagaaaaaaaagataacctATTGATTTGATTTACATTTTGACTCAAACCAGGTTTCAACCACACTGCTTGCAGGAAGGTTTTAATGATAGGGTAAATTATTAACAGATGTTTTAATAAACGGTTAAGCAATTATCACAGATTGTTAGAGGTCGTTAGTTTGCTCACAACTGCCAGCTCCAGACAGCTTAGAGAGTAAGAAAGCTCAGCAGCTCATCCTGTTCGCTTGCCTGTATGGCTCCCATAGGGCAGTCTCCAGATGCACTCCAGGGGCACACATTACTTTTTCTCCTGTTGTGGTTAATACTCTTCTATGAACTAATATTCTGTCAACAGCTGCCTATTAAATGCCCCCACCTGAACTGTGTAAAGAGCAAATGTTAATTGTACCTAATAACATATTAACAACGTGGAACCACACTGCTTGTTTTGTGCTATGAAATATGTGGCCAAACACATTACACGGAGCAGGTCGGCCAAGTCCTGTCGCAAGACTGAAACGTATGTGTCTCGCAATGAGAAGTCCCACTGGCATTGTCTCAACCAGAGCTGAATAAAGAGTTGCAGTTGTGGACCAgagacttttttcttcatttacagaGAAATGAGAGTTGCCATCCCAGTGTTATCTCTGTAAAAATCTCCCAAACCCTTCCTTGCAATGCTAACATTTGATAACTAGaggaaaacagtttttgtttcttttgcgcGTGTGTGAAAATACATGGAAGTTCCTTGCTGAGCGGAAACTTATCTTTGAAGAAAATCATGAGGCTGAGCTAAAGCTCCAGCCAGCCAGCATTTCAACAGTGATCACACTGTGTTCAGAAAAGGTGTGATACATTCCTGCCTTGTTTTTGTGCTTCCTGGGCATCCATTTACAGCCGCTACTGAAGACAGGATATTAGGCTAGGTGTTCTGAACCAGGATGGCCATTCTTACATACTAATGTAATTGCAGAACTGCTTGCTGCTGGAGCAAATCACAGACCTTTTTGCCCTGAATCTCATTTCTGACAATGGTGGGAAACTGGTTACTTCATAGGATATTCAAAAAATCTTACTGCAACAGGCAGTTACAACAAATTCATAACACTGAATTGACACTTAAAGAGGCATCAATCCGAAGGTTATCACATGAGAAGGTTCAGCAAACGTCTGAGTTTGGTGACTGGGCAAGAAGACCAACTGTACCTattctttcttaatttctgtGGAAGAAGTCATGGGAATAGCTTTATTCCTTCTGAGAATTTGGACCAAAGTCCTGGCTTCTTCAGCTGTGAATTATATGATCAAACACTGTTTCAGTTATCGGCTTAACTTGGTCTTGAGATAGAAACATGTCACTGTTAAAACTATAATTTCTTAGATATTACTCAGAAGTAAATTAAAAGCCTAATGAGCTATAATACATAAGTATGAAGTGGAAAATGTGACAATGATAATCCTTCAGGCATATGTTATTGTTCTTTAAACAGCACGAGGAAAAGTCATGGCAGTTTTCTGAGGGGAACCCAGATCACAGGAGTTAACTGCTTTTCAGGTGCTTCTTTTAAACATTAACCCTTATCGCTTTGACTCTGCGAATCACTTGATAGCTAAACACTCCTTTTCAGCTAACAGCAAAATCTGTATGGACATTATTCTTTCATTCAAAAAAGTGGGACCATGAACCAAGCCACAGATCCACATTAAGGAAGAGTGAGCACAAGCTGGATCAGCCACTGAAACATTCAGTTCTTGCTTCTGCAGTCCCCTCTCTTGCTCCAGCAAAAGCAGTTTTGGAGGCACACAGTAAGCTAATTCAGGGAAACAACACAGCTTACCAATTTCCTGACAGAAGACAGGGTTTTTTCTAACCTCGGTCAGTTCCCTGAGCCAGCTTGTGATGGGCTGTGCATTGCACAGATGGCTGTGCAAGCTTAGGAACAAGCCGCTGGAGGCAGGAGGACGGCACTAACTCTTCCAGCAGTAGCACCAGCTTATGTCTGCATGTAGTGACAAAGAAACTACAGCCTTAGTCCTTCTGCTGCCAGAGCTATTTACAAATGCAAGATTTTCCTGACGCAGTGAGAGAGCACCAACCACCAGCACTGCAGAGGATGCTACTGTTTCCTGTCACTTCAGAAGCCTGGCAAGCTGCTGTCCCTTCCCACTTGCAGAGAGGGGTCAGAACTGAAGCGCCACATCCCAGAGCCACACACCTGGCTGCCTCGCTGCACAGGTCAGAAACACCAGCTGACTTGCAGTGTTTCCTCACATGTGGGCTTACATCTCGAAATGCCTCCCACAGCTTCAAGGGCTAGGCAAGAGATGTACCATGCTGTCAGCAGCAAGAACCTGGGCTGAGTAAGTATTATCTGGTCCTAAATCTTTATTTTGcatcatgaaataaaaaaaagtagttgTCAGCAAACCTTTAGAAGTGCTTTCTGTCAAAAATACTTAGAGTTTAACTCAAGAGTGGGCACTGGGTAATACTAGCCaattttctctgcttcctggaaacGTTATTCATGATGCAGAATGCTCTTCTCTGTATTGCAAAGAGAAAATAGATATTGacaatttttttcagatttaaataGCTTCTATGTCTGTCCTCTGAAATCTCATTTCAGAAACCAGTCCAAAACTGTAAGAAAAGCAACAATCTGGAAAGGGAGATTGGTCCTTACCTGGACACTTGTAAGGGTCGTGTATTGGTATGCTTTTACAATCATGTAATTGGCTTCAACATCAGCCAGTCCCAAAAAAACATACTTCCACCACCTCTGTTTCAGAATTTGCAGAAGACTGTCATTGCCTGTTTAGAAAAAAGCAACAATCAATATATGGTTCTTTCAGAAGAAATGCTGCACAGGGATATTGCTTTTTAGAAGCATAAATAATATTGAGATGTTTGATTTTGGTTACACCATTGTAAGAAAGATatagtaaaaacaaaaagcagcctctgagaaaacaataaaaatggtGAAAGGCATGAAATTCCACCACAAGAAAAAAACTTAGAAGATTAGGACTGTTTAAAGAGTGCAATAATAAGATGTAGGAGGAATATTAAATAGCCTCTGATTTGTTACAATAAAGATTATTTTCTCCTAACATAACAGAGGACTTTAATGAAACCAAAGAGCAGAAAATTTTAAATAGATGAAATGAAATGCACACTTAATTTGTGAAATTCATTTCCATGTGTTATTACAAGGCAAGAATTTCAGCAGGAAGTTTAAAAAGCTTGGACAAGTACTGAACAagttattttgtttcaaaatccaAGAGAAAAATGTAGAAGAGAACAAAATGATGAACCAAAATCTCCCACCCCATATTTTACATACCAGTCCTAAATGCCAGCATCGTTGTATAAACTAGAAGAAGCAAAGAATAGTTGATAAAACTTTGAAACATTGGAGTATTCACTTGGTATTGTTCTGCTAGGTACTGGCTGGTAACAGCAGTCCCACAGATAAATAAGGAAAGCATCTGGCCCAGAAttattgttttcaaaatataCCTGTAAATGTAAAAGACAACACAGTAAGTTTAGAATTCAACATTTAAGGTTTTTGAATATTATCTTGTTTTACAGGGAAAAGGTCATTTTTCAGATTGACAGTCCATTTTCAACTCCTTATCAATGTTCATATTTATAAGAAGTAAAATTTCTGTTCTACTGGTAAGCGGTGTTTTGCCTGCTCAGAAGAGCTACTCTTCCCTCATGACAGACAGTAAAAATGGGCCAGGCCAGTTCAAGCCACCAGAAACAGAGAATGCAATACCTATGTGAGTATGTACAAGCAGCTTACCTCGGCGAGCTCAAGCCAATGTGAGGAGCTATTCTTATCAAAAGAGATTTTGATACCCATGGCCTCAGCTGCATCCTTTGTCCTCCAGCTACTCCCTTTTTGACTTCAGTCAAGTCAACAAAAATCTGCAGCATGGAGATAAGGCACAACTGCCTTCAGCCTCTTGCAAGACCTGAGTCTTTGAAACTGAGTTGAAACCCTTAGCTGAGCAGGGCTAAGGAACTACAAAAGCATTAATACTCGTTGTGGCTTTTTTTCTGCCATATTCCATCACATTCTGCTGCAGTCGAGGATGGAGATCAGAACACATTTTGGCCAAAGACCACATTAGTTTTTGGACATGTTTAGACACTACCATGGTAGTTTTTACTATTCCTTCTAAATccaacccacagctgaaaagttaaaaaaaaaccctcatgctACTTTAGTAGTAATTCTCCACCTAATATAAAGCAGCTCTGGGCTGTTTCAGATGTTCCTAGACAGACAGAGAAGTATGCATAGGTTTCTGTGTATCTTTTGGTTGGctatttttctttccactggAGCTGTGCAGATTTGTCAACCCTGGCTCTGCCTGTATACTCACAAAGGCTACACAGTGAGACTGGCTCAACGCCACACTGTCTGTATGGGGCTGCAGAGGTTCACATCTGTTTACTCTGAAGACTGCTGATGGCAATTTAATTGTCTGCATAATTGATTTATTTGTTGCTATGCAAAGTCATCAAGCAAGATAAGCAAGAATCCCATTAGGAGCCTGCACGTGTACTGTGACCACAGCTCCCTGCTGTAATGACAGGGCACAGCCGCATTCAGACACAGCAGGGGAAAGCAACACTGGCTGCTTTTCTCAGGTGCATGACTTTAATGTAGTAAGTGCCAGGTCA from Apteryx mantelli isolate bAptMan1 chromosome 1, bAptMan1.hap1, whole genome shotgun sequence includes:
- the SLC35F2 gene encoding solute carrier family 35 member F2 gives rise to the protein MEAAAAPAAAALGAEAPPGAAAAAPSRLLALLRAKLCTWYILKTIILGQMLSLFICGTAVTSQYLAEQYQVNTPMFQSFINYSLLLLVYTTMLAFRTGNDSLLQILKQRWWKYVFLGLADVEANYMIVKAYQYTTLTSVQLLDCFGIPVLMALSWFILRARYKLIHFIAVAICLLGVGTMVGADILAGRQDSEGSDVVIGDVLVLLGASLYAISNVSEEYIVKNLSRVEFLGMVGLFGTIISGLQLAIVEHKDIMKIQWNWKIALLFTVFALCMFGLYSFMPVVIKVTSATSVNLGILTADLYSLFFGLFLFFYKFSGLYILSFVVIMVGFILYCSTPTRTAEPTALPQPVGAGLDNAALKIEENDSETLAGTVQFTREETVVVSTN